A stretch of the Acanthopagrus latus isolate v.2019 chromosome 9, fAcaLat1.1, whole genome shotgun sequence genome encodes the following:
- the rapgef4a gene encoding rap guanine nucleotide exchange factor 4 isoform X4, translating into MAGLLVPPYGVMESGCSADKMPDKENISNNSFVSVAKHQNKKSFIESPAKPHLKCISQVPSEKILRAGKILRNAILSWAPHMIRDRKYHLKTYRQCCVGTELVDWQMQQSSCVHSRIQAVGMWQVLLEEGVLNHVDQELSFQDKYLFYRFLDDEQEDAPVPTEEERKESQEELQDTLLLLSQIGPDAHMRMILRKHPAERTADDLEIIYEELLHIKALSHLSTTVKRELAGVLIFESHAKAGTVLFNQGEEGTSWYIILKGSVNVVIYGKGVVCTLHEGDDFGKLALVNDAPRAASIVLREDNCHFLRVDKEDFNRILRDVEANTVRLKEHGQDVLVLEKCLSSSRTSSHGASSSHYKYKVMSGTPEKILEHLLEMMRLDSQFTESDSALEDFVLMHCVFIPNSQLCPVLMAHYHAQASQGSDQEKLDYTLNNKRRVIRLVMQWAAVHGDYLQEEEVAVAFLEEFLIAVSNDAKAIPALRDQLTKLEKIVKRNTEDARVSQKKHKILLRQFSMGDEKLQKRQPIKSSDEILFKVYCCDHTYTTIRAPVAASVREVIGAVADKLGSAEDLLLVNLSSAGDKVVFKPNDVSVFSTLSINGRLFACRRDQLDSLTPLPEQEGPATGLLASFELMSSKDVAFHMTSYDWELFHCVHELELIYHTFGRQNMKKTTVNLDLFLRRFNEIQFWVITEVCLCSQLSKRVQLLKKFIKIAAHCKEYRNLNAFFAVIMGLSNPAVCRLNQTWEKLPSKFKKFYVEFENLMDPSRNHRAYRLTVAKLEAPIIPFMPLLIKDMTFTHEGNKTFVDNLVNFEKMRMIANTVKIVRYCRSQPFSPDSPVASKNHPEVRTYVRQLHVIDNQRTLTQLSHRLEPRRS; encoded by the exons ATGGCTGGACTGCTCGTCCCACCCTATGGTGTGATGGAAAGTGGGTGCAGCGCTGACA aaaTGCCGGACAAAGAGAACATAAGCAACAACTCATTCGTTTCAGTCGCCAAACATCAGAATAAG aagTCATTCATTGAAAGTCCAGCCAAACCCCACCTTAAATGCATTTCTCAG GTCCCCTCTGAGAAGATCCTGCGGGCGGGGAAGATTCTCCGTAATGCCATCCTCTCCTGGGCGCCTCATATGATCAGAGACAGGAAGTACCATTTGAAGACGTACAG GCAGTGTTGTGTGGGGACGGAGTTGGTCGACTGGCAGATGCAGCAGAGCTCCTGCGTCCACTCTCGTATTCAGGCTGTGGGCATGTGGCAGGTGCTGCTGGAAGAGGGTGTTCTCAACCATG TGGACCAGGAGCTGAGCTTCCAGGACAAGTACCTCTTCTACCGCTTCCTGGATGACGAGCAGGAGGACGCTCCTGTGCCcaccgaggaggagaggaaggagagccaagaggagctgcaggacactctgctcctcctctcgcAGATTGGACCTGACGCCCACATGAGGATGATCCTGAGGAAACA CCCGGCTGAGAGAACAGCAGATGATCTGGAGATCATTTATGAAGAGCTGCTGCATATAAAGGCCTTATCTCACCTCTCCACCACT GTTAAGAGAGAACTGGCAGGAGTGCTGATCTTTGAGTCCCATGCGAAGGCAGGAACAGTGT tgttcAATCAGGGGGAGGAAGGCACATCATGGTACATTATTCTGAAGGGCTCAGTCAACGTCGTCATCTATGGAAAA GGTGTTGTTTGCACGCTTCACGAAGGAGACGACTTTGGAAAGCTCGCTCTTGTCAACGACGCCCCCCGCGCCGCCTCCATTGTCCTGCGAGAAGACAACTGTCACTTCCTGAGAGTAGATAAGGAGGACTTCAACAGGATTCTGAGG gacgTGGAGGCCAACACGGTGCGTCTGAAGGAGCACGGTCAGGATGTTCTGGTGTTAGAGAAATGTCTCAGCAGCAGTCGTACCTCCAGCCACGGAGCCTCGTCCTCCCATTACAA ATACAAGGTGATGTCGGGCACTCCTGAGAAGATTCTGGAGCACCTCCTCGAAATGATGCGGTTGGATTCTCAGTTCACAGAGTCAG ATTCAGCCCTAGAGGACTTTGTGCTCATGCACTGTGTCTTCATCCCAAACAGTCAGCTGTGTCCGGTGCTGATGGCCCA CTACCACGCTCAGGCCTCGCAGGGCTCCGACCAGGAGAAGCTGGACTACACGCTGAACAACAAGCGCAGGGTGATCCGCCTGGTGATGCAGTGGGCTGCTGTGCATGGAGATTACCTGCAAGAGGAGGAGGTCGCGGTGGCCTTCCTCGAG gagtTTCTCATTGCGGTATCTAATGACGCCAAAGCAATTCCAGCTCTCAGGGATCAACTCACGAAACTGGAGAAAATTGTAAAGCGAAA CACTGAAGATGCCAGAGTCTCACAGAAAAAG CACAAAATCCTACTGCGGCAGTTCAGTATGGGAGATGAGAAGCTTCAGAAACGTCAGCCCATCAAGAGTAGTGATGAAA TCCTATTCAAAGTCTACTGCTGCGACCACACCTACACAACGATCCGTGCGCCCGTGGCCGCCTCAGTCAGGGAGGTCATCGGTGCCGTGGCCGACAAGCTGGGGTCAGCGGAGGACCTGCTCCTGGTCAACCTCAGTTCGGCAGGAG ACAAAGTCGTCTTCAAGCCCAACGATGTGTCAGTTTTCTCCACTCTCAGTATAAACGGACGACTGTTTGCCTGCCGGAGGGATCAGTTGGATTCATTG ACCCCTTTACCCGAACAGGAGGGTCCTGCTACAGGGCTGTTGGCCAGCTTTGAGTTAATGAGCTCTAAGGACGTGGCTTTCCACATGACTTCCTATGACTGGGAGCTTTTTCACTGTGTCCATGAG CTTGAACTCATCTACCACACATTTGGGAGgcaaaacatgaagaaaaccACGGTGAACCTGGACCTGTTCCTAAGGAGGTTTAATGAGATTCAGTTTTGGGTGATCACAGAGGTGTGTCTGTGCTCTCAGCTCAGCAAGAGGGTGCAGCTTCTCAAGAAGTTCATCAAGATTGCCGCCCA cTGTAAAGAGTACAGGAATCTGAACGCCTTCTTTGCTGTCATTATGGGACTAAGTAACCCAGCAGTGTGCAGGTTGAATCAGACCTGGGAG AAACTTCCCAGCAAGTTCAAGAAGTTTTATGTGGAATTTGAAAACTTGATG GACCCGTCCAGGAACCACCGAGCATACCGGCTGACAGTCGCCAAGCTGGAGGCTCCGATCATTCCCTTCATGCCGCTGCTGATCAAAG acATGACATTCACACATGAGGGAAACAAGACTTTTGTCGACAATTTGGTCAATTTTGAGAAAATG CGGATGATCGCGAACACAGTGAAGATAGTGAGATACTGTCGGAGCCAACCATTCA GTCCAGATTCACCTGTGGCCAGCAAGAACCACCCAGAGGTTCGGACTTATGTACGTCAGCTCCACGTGATCGACAACCAAAGGACGCTAACTCAGCTCTCTCACAGACTTGAGCCCCGCAGGTCTTGA